A section of the Carassius carassius chromosome 17, fCarCar2.1, whole genome shotgun sequence genome encodes:
- the abcc6a gene encoding multidrug resistance-associated protein 1, which yields MDTLCSLSGLDPLWDWNQTWYTHNPELSNCFQNTVLVWAPCIYLWVLSPFYCLHLYCHGRGPLPLSSLCSAKLLLGFFLASFGFVEFFYILLERRQEIQQHLVFLLSPVIRSLTVVLAVCLIHWERVRGCRSSVFLFFFWLLGVVCSLIPLHAKVQLAADQGLFPDIVRYLAFFSYFALQLAQLFLSCFADRAPSGKAILKNPCPVQDASFLSKILFWWFSGLLFKGYRSPLQAEDLWSLREEDTSEKIISDLEEEWTAERTKLQQQENPLNTSITLESRLPEQAQFLRKIQKEQSSGFCLLRTLARSFGPYFLTGTLCLIVHDAFMFSVPQVLSLLLGFMKDEDAPLWKGYFYATLMFLLSCLQSIFNHQYTYTCFTVGMRVKTAVMGLVYRKSLVVNSAARRTCTVGEIVNLVSADTQKLMDFVVYFNAVWLAPIEVTLCLFFLWQHLGPSALAGIATVIFIFPLNGFIARKRSKLQEIQMKYMDGRVKLMNEILNGIKILKFYAWEKAFLEQVLGYREKELKTLKKSQILYSVSIASFNSSSFLIAFAMFGVYVLIDDKNVLDAQKIFVSMAIINILKTPLSQLPFAMSTTMQALVSLKRLGKFLCQDELKPDNVTRESFKSDVDGVVFENGTFSWSKDGPPCLKRISVRVPCGSLVAVVGHVGSGKSSLLSAMLGETEKRSGTVSVKGSIAYVPQQAWIQNASLQDNILFGREKKESWYQRVLEACALLPDLDNLPAGDATEIGEKGLNLSGGQKQRVSLARAVYRKADVYLLDDPLSAVDAHVGQHIFNKVIGPRGILRDKTRVLVTHGMSFLPQADLILVLVDGEISERGSYQELLNRNGAFADFIHTFASSERKECFSEASHRGSKRLSVRLSVTEYMPFSRDLSQEQLISGDTNSISIEPLPDSDEDHIQEDLGKLTKADKARIGRVKLEMYIEYFHTIGLPLIVSIVFLYAFQQAASLSYNYWLSLWADQPVINGTQLNTDLKLGVYGALGFAQGIAIFGTTVAISLGCIIASRHLHLELLNNVLHSPMSFFETTPSGNLFNRFAKEIDAIDNMIPDGLKMMLGYFFKLMEVCIIVLMATPFAAVIILPMAFLYGFIQSFYVATSCQLRRLESVSRSPIYTHLNETVQGASVIRAFNEQSRFIMGVNHKVDHNQTAYFPRFVATRWLGVNLEFLGNGIVLAASILSVMSKGTLSPGMVGLAVSHSLQVTGFLSWIVRSWTDVENNIVSVERVKEYADTPKEAAWSIEGSSLPPSWPQKGTIEFKDYGLQYRKGLELALKGISVHIKEREKIGIVGRTGAGKSSLALGIFRILEAAKGQIYIDGINIAEIGLHDLRSRITIIPQDPVLFSGSLRMNLDPFDAYTDEEVWNALELAHLKHFVSELPDKLNHECSEGGENLSLGQRQLVCLARALLRKTKILVLDEATAALDLETDTLIQSTIRSQFEDCAVLTIAHRLNTIMDYTKVIVMDKGHVVEMDSPSNLIAKRGQFYYMCREAGLL from the exons ATGGATACCTTATGCAGTCTAAGTGGACTTGACCCTCTATGG GACTGGAACCAGACATGGTACACGCATAACCCTGAACTGAGCAACTGCTTCCAGAACACAGTCCTGGTGTGGGCTCCGTGCATCTACCTGTGGGTTCTCTCTCCATTCTACTGCCTTCATCTGTACTGCCACGGCCGAGGTCCGCTGCCCCTCTCTTCACTCTGCAGTGCCAAGCTG TTGCTGGGATTCTTCTTGGCGTCCTTTGGTTTTGTGGAATTCTTCTACATCCTGTTGGAAAGAAGACAGGAAATCCAGCAACACCTTGTCTTCTTGCTCAGTCCTGTCATACGCAGTCTCACCGTG GTGTTAGCCGTGTGCCTGATTCATTGGGAGAGAGTGCGAGGATGCCGTTCCtctgttttcctgtttttcttcTGGTTGTTGGGCGTGGTCTGTTCCCTAATTCCGCTTCATGCAAAGGTCCAGCTGGCTGCGGATCAG GGTCTCTTTCCGGATATTGTGCGGTATTTGGCCTTTTTCTCGTACTTTGCCCTGCAGTTGGCGCAACTCTTCCTCAGCTGTTTTGCAGACCGGGCACCCTCAGGCAAAGCCATACTCAAG AATCCATGTCCTGTTCAAGATGCATCATTCTTATCCAAGATCCTCTTCTGGTGGTTCAGCGG GTTGCTTTTCAAGGGATATCGTTCTCCTCTGCAAGCAGAAGATCTGTGGAGTCTGAGGGAAGAGGATACATCTGAGAAAATAATATCTGACCTGGAAGAGGAATGGACAGCAGAGCGCACCAAGTTACAGCA GCAGGAGAACCCACTAAACACCAGTATTACCTTGGAATCTCGACTACCAGAGCAGGCCCAGTTTCTCAGGAAGATTCAGAAGGAGCAGAGTTCAGGATTTTGTCTCTTACGGACACTTGCGCGCAGCTTCGGACCCTACTTCCTAACAGGGACGCTGTGCCTCATTGTCCATGATGCCTTCATGTTTTCAGTTCCACAGGTTCTAAG TCTGTTGTTAGGCTTTATGAAGGATGAGGATGCTCCGCTGTGGAAGGGCTATTTCTATGCCACTCTAATGTTCCTCCTGTCCTGCCTGCAGTCCATCTTCAACCATCAGTACACATATACCTGCTTTACTGTGGGCATGAGGGTTAAAACAGCTGTCATGGGTCTGGTCTACAGAAAG TCTCTTGTCGTGAACAGCGCAGCACGCAGAACATGCACAGTTGGGGAGATTGTCAATCTGGTCTCAGCTGATACCCAGAAGCTGATGGACTTTGTGGTGTATTTCAACGCAGTGTGGTTGGCACCCATTGAGGTCACACTCTGTCTCTTCTTTCTTTGGCAG catttagGACCATCTGCGCTTGCAGGCATTGCCACTGTGATCTTCATTTTCCCTCTGAACGGATTCATTGCAAGGAAGAGAAGCAAACTCCAG GAGATACAAATGAAGTACATGGATGGACGGGTCAAGTTAATGAATGAGATTCTGAATGGTATCAAGATTTTGAAGTTCTACGCCTGGGAAAAGGCTTTTCTGGAGCAGGTCTTGGGATACAGAGAGAAGGAGCTTAAAACACTGAAGAAATCACAGATCTTATACTCAGTGTCTATTGCCTCTTTCAACTCCTCATCATTCCTG ATTGCTTTTGCCATGTTTGGTGTCTATGTACTCATTGATGATAAGAATGTTCTGGATGCTCAGAAAATCTTTGTATCAATGGCTATCATCAACATACTGAAAACTCCACTAAGCCAACTTCCTTTCGCCATGAGCACAACCATGCAG GCTCTCGTCTCTTTAAAGCGTCTGGGGAAGTTTCTTTGTCAAGATGAACTCAAACCAGACAATGTGACAAGGGAATCCTTTAAATCTG ATGTGGATGGTGTAGTGTTTGAGAATGGAACCTTCAGCTGGTCTAAGGATGGCCCCCCGTGTCTAAAAAG gatcAGCGTTAGAGTTCCCTGTGGTTCACTGGTTGCTGTTGTCGGCCATGTTGGCAGTGGGAAATCCTCGCTGCTTTCTGCCATGCTGGGGGAGACTGAAAAAAGAAGCGGGACAGTCTCAGTCAAG GGCTCAATTGCCTACGTTCCCCAGCAAGCCTGGATCCAAAATGCCAGTCTGCAGGACAACATTCTGTTTGGACGGGAAAAAAAGGAAAGCTGGTATCAGCGGGTGTTGGAAGCCTGTGCCCTGCTGCCAGATCTGGACAATCTGCCTGCAGGAGATGCCACTGAGATCGGAGAGAAG GGTTTAAATTTGTCTGGCGGACAGAAACAGAGGGTGAGCCTGGCACGTGCTGTTTACAGGAAAGCTGACGTGTACCTTCTTGATGACCCCCTGTCTGCGGTGGATGCACATGTTGGTCAGCACATCTTCAACAAAGTCATTGGACCCAGAGGCATACTGAGAGACAAG acaCGGGTTTTGGTGACCCATGGAATGAGCTTCCTGCCTCAGGCCGATTTGATTCTTGTTCTGGTGGATGGGGAGATCAGTGAGAGAGGTTCTTATCAAGAACTTCTGAACCGGAATGGTGCTTTTGCTGATTTTATCCACACCTTTGCAAGCTCTGAAAGGAAAGAGTGCTTTTCGGAGGCTTCACATAGAG GCTCCAAAAGACTGTCTGTAAGATTGAGTGTTACTGAATACATGCCATTTTCCAGGGATCTGTCCCAAGAGCAGCTTATCAG TGGCGACACCAACAGTATTTCAATTGAGCCGCTGCCCGATTCTGACGAGGACCACATCCAAGAAGACCTGGGCAAACTGACTAAGGCTGATAAAGCACGAATTGGCAGA GTCAAACTTGAGATGTACATTGAATACTTCCACACTATTGGTTTGCCTTTGATAGTTTCCATTGTATTCCTGTATGCCTTCCAACAAGCAGCATCTCTGTCTTATAATTACTGGTTAAGTTTGTGGGCTGATCAGCCTGTCATCAACGGCACTCAATTAAACACGGATCTGAAACTGGGAGTCTATGGAGCTCTCGGCTTTGCTCAAG gaaTTGCCATATTTGGTACCACGGTGGCCATCTCATTAGGGTGCATCATCGCCTCCCGCCATCTCCACTTGGAACTTCTAAACAACGTGCTTCACTCCCCTATGTCGTTCTTCGAGACCACTCCCAGTGGCAACCTCTTCAATCGTTTTGCTAAAGAGATAGATGCCATAGACAATATGATCCCTGATGGGCTGAAAATGATGCTAGGTTACTTCTTCAAACTGATGGAAGTCTGTATCATTGTGTTGATGGCCACTCCTTTTGCAGCCGTCATTATCCTTCCTATGGCATTCCTTTATGGTTTCATACAG AGTTTCTATGTGGCCACATCCTGCCAGCTGCGGCGGTTGGAGTCAGTGAGTCGCTCTCCCATCTACACGCATTTAAACGAGACAGTACAGGGTGCCAGCGTCATCCGGGCGTTCAATGAGCAGTCCCGCTTCATCATGGGTGTCAATCACAAGGTGGATCACAACCAAACGGCTTACTTTCCCCGTTTTGTAGCCACAAG GTGGCTGGGTGTGAATTTGGAGTTTCTGGGTAATGGTATTGTCCTTGCTGCTTCTATTCTCTCTGTGATGTCAAAAGGAACCCTGAGCCCTGGGATGGTCGGTCTGGCCGTGTCTCATTCACTTCAG GTGACGGGTTTCCTTAGCTGGATTGTAAGGTCATGGACAGATGTAGAGAACAACATTGTATCAGTTGAGAGAGTGAAAGAGTATGCAGACACTCCAAAAGAA GCAGCTTGGAGCATAGAGGGAAGTTCTTTACCGCCATCTTGGCCTCAAAAAGGGACCATCGAATTTAAGGATTATGGCCTTCAGTACCGTAAAGGCCTGGAGTTGGCCCTGAAGGGCATCTCTGTTCACATCAAAGAGCGGGAGAAG ATTGGTATTGTGGGAAGAACCGGTGCTGGAAAATCATCTTTGGCTCTTGGAATTTTCCGGATCTTGGAAGCAGCAAAAGGACAGATCTACATCGATGGAATCAATATTGCAGAGATCGGGCTTCACGATCTAAGATCCCGCATCACCATCATTCCACAA GACCCAGTGCTGTTTTCAGGATCTCTACGTATGAACCTTGACCCCTTCGATGCCTATACTGACGAGGAAGTGTGGAATGCCTTGGAACTGGCTCACcttaaacattttgtgtctgaATTGCCAGATAAACTCAATCATGAATGTTCAGAAGGAGGAGAAAATCTCAG TCTTGGTCAGAGGCAGCTGGTGTGTCTAGCAAGAGCTCTTCTCAGAAAGACAAAAATTTTGGTGCTGGATGAGGCCACAGCTGCATTGGACCTGGAGACAGACACCCTGATCCAGTCTACCATCCGCAGCCAATTTGAGGACTGCGCTGTTCTTACCATCGCACACCGCCTCAACACCATTATGGATTACACAAA GGTGATTGTAATGGATAAAGGACATGTCGTCGAGATGGATTCGCCCAGTAACCTTATTGCAAAAAGAGGCCAGTTTTACTACATGTGCAGGGAAGCTGGGCTCTTGTAA
- the pttg1ipa gene encoding PTTG1 interacting protein a, which produces MHFIPLVFLLFGLSSTLAQNTTTPNTTTTTQAPQSSATTTQTTLLTTTSKAPTTTPRPSCESKNGTSCEECLAYVDCLWCIPTKTCITYPAKTILPPHSLCPLSDARWGLCTINFQILIITLSVAGALLIIGFLLCIFCCCKCENIGSARTENRMNRQSDKRKTKQEQRKTELKIRHDEIRQKYGLSRASPYARFDNPS; this is translated from the exons ATGCATTTTATTCCTCTCGTCTTCCTTCTCTTTGGTTTGAGCTCAACGCTGGCACAGAATACAACAACtccaaatacaacaacaacaacacaggcTCCACAATCTTCAGCTACGACAACACAGACTACATTACTAACTACTACAAGTAAAGCACCGACTACAACACCACGTCCAA GTTGTGAGAGCAAGAATGGTACAAGCTGTGAGGAATGCTTGGCATATGTGGAT tGTCTGTGGTGCATTCCAACTAAAACATGTATAACATACCCAGCCAAAACCATCCTGCCCCCCCATTCCCTCTGCCCACTGAGTGATGCTCGATGGGGCCTTTGCACAA TAAACTTCCAGATTTTGATCATTACATTGTCAGTGGCTGGAGCGCTCCTCATCATTGGTTTTTTGCTGTGTATTTTCTGCTGCTGCAAGTGTGAGAACATTGG ATCTGCTCGAACTGAAAACAGGATGAACCGGCAATCAGACAAGAGAAAAACCAAACAAGAGCAGAG aaaaacTGAGTTGAAGATTAGACATGATGAGATCCGACAAAAATATG gtctcAGCAGGGCGAGTCCTTATGCCAGATTTGACAATCCCAGCTAA
- the sumo3a gene encoding small ubiquitin-related modifier 3-like, which produces MSEDKPKEGVKTENDHINLKVAGQDGSVVQFKIKRHTPLSKLMKAYCERQGLSIRQIRFRFDGQPINETDTPAQLEMEDEDTIDVFQQQTGGFC; this is translated from the exons ATGTCCGAAGACAAGCCTAAG gAGGGAGTGAAAACAGAGAATGACCACATCAATCTGAAAGTGGCGGGGCAGGATGGCTCGGTGGtccagttcaaaattaaaaggcACACGCCACTCAGCAAATTAATGAAAGCGTACTGTGAGAGACAG GGTTTGTCGATAAGACAGATTAGATTTAGATTTGACGGGCAACCAATTAATGAGACAGACACACCGGCGCAG TTGGAGATGGAGGACGAGGACACGATTGACGTATTTCAACAGCAAACTGGTGGCTTCTGCTAA